CCGTAGGAACGATGGAGCCGAGAAAAAATCTATCCATGCTCGCCGAGGCGCATTCCCTTGCTCAAAATAGCGGATTGAAAGCGGAATTGGTCTTAGCGGGGCGCTATGGATGGATGGTGGATGCGGAACGCTTCCGCCGCCCCGGCGTTCGTCTGATCGGTTATGTTCCCGATGATTCCCTTCCCGCTCTCTACCGCTGCGCCGTTGCGTTAGCCGCTCCTTCATGGTATGAAGGATTTGACCTGCCCGCGCAGGAAGCGTTGGCTTGCGGGACATCCGTGATCGCTTCCGATATTCCCGTTCACCGGGAAACAATGAACGATGGCGTGCTCTTTGCGCCGCCGAACGATCGGGAAGCATGGGCTAAGGGATTATGCGCCGTTGAGAAGACGAGCAAGCCTACCCGCCTCTCTCCGATTCGCGGCTGGGACGAGACGGCGCGGGAAACCCGTAAAGTCTATGAAGACGCCATGGCGTAGGCGGAAAGGTTCGTAACTCAAGTTATGCACTTTCATTTCCTCGCCCTCTGGGAGAGGATTAAGGTGAGGGGATATTATCTTAATGCGATCATTCCTCAGCCAACTTCTCCATTTACTCTTAAGAATTCTAAACGGCAAATTCAAAGTATGTGACATTACGGCTTTCGCACGCCAAAATCCCTGATGCTGTGAATGGCTTTCGCATCGTCTCCTACCAATTCCGCAATCAATTGATACTTTCCTTCTTGATTTGGAAAAGGAATAGAAAATGTAAGTTTTTTCTGACCGAGCGGATCCACTTCGCATACTTGCGATTGTTCGCCGATATATTCATCTCCGCGTTTGATTTGCAGGCGTACGATTCCCTGCCATTCGTCATAGAGATCGTTGATAACGGAAATGGAAACATCCTTCTTATCGCCGGGCAAAACGCTTTCATCCCAAAAATCAATCATCAAACCAACGGGCGCAAAGGCGTCCTTGACGTATTTCAGAAAATACGGCTCCCACTTCAGTTTCTCGATATCAATGAAATTGTCGCTGGTCGCCCCCGCTACTGGCCGTTCGATTCCTCCCGGACGCGAGTAGCCCAATCCGCAGAAATGCATAACGGCGGCGCAGGCGCGATGACCCCGCCAGAATTCCGTCTTGGCGGCTAAAAGCCGGGCGTAGATTTCGCGGCGTTGCTCCGCCGTGGAATCGGGACCGAGAAGATTCTGGTAGACTTTGCGCGTTAAACTGGTTTCGGAACCGTCGCGATTAAGCCACAACCAGCCGTACTCGTTCAAAATAATGGCGTTCGAATGCTCTTTTTGATTGTCGCGCACCGATGGTTTTCCCGTCATCTTCGCCAGTTCGCTCATGCGAAACGGCTTGTTTTGAAAATGATCGCTGATGAAGAAATAGGGATGGCATTCCAGCGAATCGCCGGGGGCCTGCGGCGTTCCCCAACCGTTGTCCCAAGGCCGTTGCGATAGGTCCAAATGGCGTACGGCGTTGAGCGCCTTTCCCGTCTCTTCGGTCACGGATTCGTTTTGCGCGTCCCAAACGACGACGCAAGGGTGATTCCAACGCTCTTGCATCCATTCCGTATATTCCTTCGCAATCGCTTCACTCTTCAATTCTTGCGACCATTCGCTCAAAGACCATATCGGAAATTCGTCTTGAATCAGAAAGCCGGTTTCGTCGGCGATGTCATACCAGAATTCGGGCGGAAATCCAATGCAATAGCGAATGGAATTCCAATGCATGCCTTGGAATTTTTCGTGCAGTTTTTTCACCCACTCCTTGCGCCAAGGAAGATCGCCGCGCGCCGCATCTTCAAAGAAACGGTAAATGCAAACGTTCGTCCCGCGCATGAAATAGGGCTTGCCATTCAAAATGGCGCGTCCCGTTTGCGGATCGAAACGGAACGAACGCATTCCAAAGCGCGTCTTCATCGAATCGTGGCCGGAATTCAATTCCAATTCGTAGAGAAAAGGCTCTTCGGGAGACCATAGGCGGGCATTTTCCAGCGGAATGCGAAAATCGATCGCGCCTTGCCCATTCGCATCCAAGCGCTGTTTCGGCGATTCACCCGACGCCGCCAGCTGGCCGCTCTGCGCTTCGCGAATGGCGTACGTCAAAGAGATATCCAGCGCCGGCCCCTTATTTTCCACAACGGCTTGAACTCGAACCGACTTCGACTCGATATCGGGCGCAGTCTGAACGCGCACGATATAGGGCGTTCCCGACAAAATCAATTCGACCGAATCGTAAATTCCAGGAATATATTTGTATTTTTCGAAATCCCAGCCATTAGGCATGGATTTGGGAACCGAATCCAAATAGGCGCCGACGCGGATGATTAAATCGTTCTGCGCACCATTTCCTTTGAGCAACTTGCGAACGTCCAAATAGGCGGGAGTGAAGCAGGGAAGATGCTCGCCGGCGAATTCGCCGTTCAAATATACTTTGGTTCCAAACATGGCTTTATGAATCTTCAATATCGCCGTCGCGGGAATTTCGCCATCAATGCGAAAAGAACGATGATGCCAAAACGCTTCGCGGCGGGCGCTCTTCACGCCCACCTCGAAAAAATCGGGAGAGCTCTTATCTACAAGTCCAGGAACGGGAACCCGATAAGGAAATTGTTCGGGAATGGCGTCGAGGCCGCCTTCGGCTATATCCCAGATTCCGTCCAAGTTTACAATCTGCCGCAGAGCGCCATCCGCATGAGAGAAAGGGGATATAAAAATCGTTATAGAAAAGGTTAGGGGCAAAAGTAAAACAAATCGAAATTTTGGAATCGGCTTCATTTTCATTTACCTGTTTATGAAAGTGGTTATGATTATATCCTGCTAAAGGATCGCTTATTATATTTCCATTTATCAAGAAAGAACATGCGATGTTGCGCTTGAGTTTTGCTTTTATTATTTTGAGTTTTTCATTGAATTCGGCTTTCAGCGGCGACTACCGGGCGGCCATATTTGACGAACCGGAACTCCCTGTTGAAGGACAGGCTACTCCCGCGAAGACTTTCATAGACGTTTTCGCCGAGGAGGGCGTCGCGTCGGACGTCCTCAACGCCGATCGTTTGTCCGATGCAGGTTTGTTCAACGCCGAACGATATCAACTTATAGTTGTCCCCACCGGCGCTTCTTTTCCTTTGAGCGCGAAAGATTCTCTCCTCGCATTCTTGCGGCAGGGCGGAGATATGCTTTGCTGCGGCGGCTATGCTTTCGATGCGCTATGGATGCGCGAAAACGGACAATGGATCTCTTATAAAACCTATTGGGAACAACAACTGGAGCGGGCGCGCGATCCCCAATTCTCCCTTGTTCCAAACGGCGGCTTCGAAGAGCGGCGCAGCGGCTGGACGGCCTCGAATCCGGCGGATTGCAGGATTTCTGAAGACAGCCCCTATTCCGGCCGCTATTGCGCTCAAGTAATCAACGCCGCCACGGGGGGCGGGGCGCGTTGGGAAAAAGAACTGTCCGTCAAACC
Above is a window of Candidatus Omnitrophota bacterium DNA encoding:
- a CDS encoding glycoside hydrolase family 2 TIM barrel-domain containing protein, producing MDGIWDIAEGGLDAIPEQFPYRVPVPGLVDKSSPDFFEVGVKSARREAFWHHRSFRIDGEIPATAILKIHKAMFGTKVYLNGEFAGEHLPCFTPAYLDVRKLLKGNGAQNDLIIRVGAYLDSVPKSMPNGWDFEKYKYIPGIYDSVELILSGTPYIVRVQTAPDIESKSVRVQAVVENKGPALDISLTYAIREAQSGQLAASGESPKQRLDANGQGAIDFRIPLENARLWSPEEPFLYELELNSGHDSMKTRFGMRSFRFDPQTGRAILNGKPYFMRGTNVCIYRFFEDAARGDLPWRKEWVKKLHEKFQGMHWNSIRYCIGFPPEFWYDIADETGFLIQDEFPIWSLSEWSQELKSEAIAKEYTEWMQERWNHPCVVVWDAQNESVTEETGKALNAVRHLDLSQRPWDNGWGTPQAPGDSLECHPYFFISDHFQNKPFRMSELAKMTGKPSVRDNQKEHSNAIILNEYGWLWLNRDGSETSLTRKVYQNLLGPDSTAEQRREIYARLLAAKTEFWRGHRACAAVMHFCGLGYSRPGGIERPVAGATSDNFIDIEKLKWEPYFLKYVKDAFAPVGLMIDFWDESVLPGDKKDVSISVINDLYDEWQGIVRLQIKRGDEYIGEQSQVCEVDPLGQKKLTFSIPFPNQEGKYQLIAELVGDDAKAIHSIRDFGVRKP